A part of Miscanthus floridulus cultivar M001 chromosome 6, ASM1932011v1, whole genome shotgun sequence genomic DNA contains:
- the LOC136457446 gene encoding alpha-1,2-mannosyltransferase ALG9-like codes for MSLSSARQRRATAASPPTDDGYAKDSKDRRRRPGGDGDGEDEGIKWFLPFLALGLLRHMSASSNLIHDCDEVFNYWEPLHFLLYRSGFQTWEYSSDFALRSYLYLFFHALVAGPASLFFGEHKVRVFYSVRIFLGLISTITETVLVVALSRRYGKRLACYVLAMLCLSSGCFFASTSFLPSSFSMYAVTLSSALFLLEKYAGAVSVAAAGVILGWPFSILVFLPVTVYSLIRGSFRSVFLSGFLTSLCFLVLSFVADYYCYGRLTFSVFNLLKYNVLGGGESHLYGTEGLSFYFRNGFNNFNFAFILALLFLGVVPFARKKYAPDLLIVVSPVYIWLAFMSLQAHKEERFLYPIYTLICVAAAAVIDSLPDFFHDKYSSDQSIFEKIAKGLRPLILGFILCASHSRTFSMLNGYGAPLQIYQHLEHHDDTGPGSILCVGSEWHHYPSSFFIPSYISEVRWIDDGFRGLLPFPFNETLGGTTAAPSYFNNKNKAAEGQYLKDIGACTLLVELDLRRPYPSRGSDLSTWEALAALQFLDRELSPALYRSFFIPYRWQQNNVFGLYKLLRRLHPDHA; via the exons ATGTCGCTCTCGTCGGCGCGCCAGCGTCGTGCCACGGCGGCGTCGCCACCGACAGACGACGGGTACGCCAAGGACTCCAAGGACAGGAGGCGGCGGCCCGGCGGCGACGGGGACGGCGAGGACGAGGGTATCAAGTGGTTCCTCCCGTTCCTGGcgctcgggctcctccgccacaTGAGCGCGTCCTCCAACCTGATCCATGACTGCGACGAGGTCTTCAACTACTGGGAGCCCCTCCACTTCCTCCTGTACCGCTCCGGCTTCCAGACCTGGGAGTACAG TTCCGACTTTGCTCTTCGGTCATATTTGTACCTTTTCTTTCATGCTCTTGTAGCTGGGCCTGCTTCACTATTCTTTGGTGAGCATAAG GTTCGTGTGTTCTACTCAGTGAGAATCTTTCTTGGTCTCATTTCAACTATTACCGAAACTGTTCTGGTGGTTGCTCTTTCAAGAAGATATGGGAAGCGACTTGCTTGTTATGTTCTTGCAATGCTATGCTTATCCAGCGGTTGCTTCTTTGCCAGTACCA GTTTCTTGCCAAGTTCATTCTCCATGTATGCAGTAACACTTTCGTCTGCACTCTTCCTTCTTGAGAAATATGCTGGTGCAGTCTCAGTTGCAGCTGCTGGAGTGATCCTTGGTTGGCCTTTCTCAATTTTGGTTTTCCTCCCTGTTACTGTTTATTCTCTAATCAGAGGATCTTTTAGAAGCGTTTTTCTATCTGGATTTTTGACTTCACTGTGCTTTCTT GTTCTTTCGTTTGTTGCTGATTACTACTGCTATGGTCGATTGACATTCTCGGTGTTCAATCTTCTGAAATATAACGTTCTTGGTGGTGGCGAAAGTCACTTGTATGGAACCGAGGGGCTTTCATTTTACTTCAGGAATGGATTCAATAATTTCAATTTTGCCTTCATCCTGGCTCTTCTTTTCTTGGGGGTTGTACCATTTGCTAGAAAGAAATATGCTCCTGATCTGCTGATAGTTGTCTCTCCTGTCTATATCTGGTTGGCTTTCATGTCTTTGCAGGCACAcaaagaagaaag GTTTCTCTATCCAATTTATACATTGATatgtgttgctgctgctgctgttattGATAGCTTACCTGATTTTTTCCATGACAAATATTCATCTGATCAGTCTATTTTTGAAAAG ATAGCGAAGGGTCTGCGTCCTTTGATCCTTGGTTTTATTTTGTGTGCTTCCCACAGCCGAACATTTTCCATGTTAAATGGATATGGTGCTCCCCTGCAGATCTATCAGCATCTAGAACATCATGACGACACTGGGCCCG GGTCTATTCTCTGTGTTGGAAGTGAGTGGCATCACTATCCATCATCATTCTTCATACCCTCCTATATCAGTGAAGTCCGGTGGATAGATGATGGCTTCCGTGGGTTACTTCCATTTCCCTTCAACGAGACCCTGGGTGGAACCACTGCAGCTCCGTCGTACTTCAATAACAAGAACAAGGCGGCTGAAGGGCAATAT CTTAAAGACATTGGAGCATGTACCTTACTGGTGGAACTTGACCTAAGACGGCCTTATCCCTCACGTGGGAGTGACTTGTCAACGTGGGAG GCATTGGCCGCACTACAGTTCCTGGACAGAGAGCTTTCCCCTGCATTATACCGGTCCTTCTTTATACCATACCGATGGCAACAAAACAACGTGTTCGGCCTGTACAAGCTACTGAGGAGGTTGCATCCTGACCATGCGTGA
- the LOC136457448 gene encoding DNA repair protein RAD51 homolog 3-like isoform X2 codes for MLSDEQSQIHITTGSGDLNGILGGGIHCKEVTEIAINVQIPVEYGGLGGKAVYIDTEGSFMVERVYQIAEGCIRDILEHFPHSHEKSSSGKKQLQPEHFLVDIYYFRICSYTEQIAVINYLEKFLGEHKDVRIVIIDSVTFHFRQDFEDLALRTRVLSGLSLKLMKIAKTYNLAVVLLNQVTTKFTEGSFQLTLALGDSWSHSCTNRLILYWNGNERYAHLDKSPSLPVASAPYAVTGKGIRDAVSPNHKRARVT; via the exons ATGCTCTCTGACGAGCAGTCACAGATACACATCACTACTGGTTCTGGTGACCTCAATGGCATACTTGGTGGCGGGATTCACTGCAAAGAAGTTACTGAGATTG CAATCAATGTACAAATCCCAGTGGAATATGGTggccttggtgggaaagcagtTTATATCG ATACAGAGGGCAGTTTCATGGTTGAACGTGTCTACCAGATTGCTGAAGGGTGTATCAGGGACATACTGGAGCACTTTCCGCACAGCCATGAGAAGTCCTCTTCTGGCAAAAAACAATTACAGCCTGAGCATTTCCTGGTGGACATCTATTACTTCCGAATATGCAGTTACACCGAACAAATTGCAGTCATAAACTACCTGGAAAAGTTCCTTGGAGAGCATAAAGAT GTGCGTATTGTTATTATTGATAGTGTTACTTTCCACTTTCGACAAGATTTTGAAGATCTAGCATTGAGGACCAGAGTGCTAAGTGGATTATCATTGAAGTTAATGAAGATTGCAAAGACATATAACTTGGCA GTTGTCTTGTTGAACCAAGTCACTACTAAATTTACTGAAGGGTCATTTCAATTGACTCTTGCTCTAG GTGACAGCTGGTCCCACTCATGCACGAACCGGCTGATTCTGTACTGGAATGGGAACGAACGATACGCACACCTTGATAAGTCTCCTTCACTTCCAGTAGCCTCAGCACCGTATGCAGTGACAGGCAAAGGGATTAGAGATGCTGTGAGTCCAAACCACAAGCGAGCCCGAGTAACATAG
- the LOC136457448 gene encoding DNA repair protein RAD51 homolog 3-like isoform X1 → MLSDEQSQIHITTGSGDLNGILGGGIHCKEVTEIAINVQIPVEYGGLGGKAVYIDTEGSFMVERVYQIAEGCIRDILEHFPHSHEKSSSGKKQLQPEHFLVDIYYFRICSYTEQIAVINYLEKFLGEHKDVRIVIIDSVTFHFRQDFEDLALRTRVLSGLSLKLMKIAKTYNLAVVLLNQVTTKFTEGSFQLTLALGFMHQPSEPKSLSDWEEVGNPLILHNTPTHVQPEQDANAEIKKGAEDLKDASTRTRTRDL, encoded by the exons ATGCTCTCTGACGAGCAGTCACAGATACACATCACTACTGGTTCTGGTGACCTCAATGGCATACTTGGTGGCGGGATTCACTGCAAAGAAGTTACTGAGATTG CAATCAATGTACAAATCCCAGTGGAATATGGTggccttggtgggaaagcagtTTATATCG ATACAGAGGGCAGTTTCATGGTTGAACGTGTCTACCAGATTGCTGAAGGGTGTATCAGGGACATACTGGAGCACTTTCCGCACAGCCATGAGAAGTCCTCTTCTGGCAAAAAACAATTACAGCCTGAGCATTTCCTGGTGGACATCTATTACTTCCGAATATGCAGTTACACCGAACAAATTGCAGTCATAAACTACCTGGAAAAGTTCCTTGGAGAGCATAAAGAT GTGCGTATTGTTATTATTGATAGTGTTACTTTCCACTTTCGACAAGATTTTGAAGATCTAGCATTGAGGACCAGAGTGCTAAGTGGATTATCATTGAAGTTAATGAAGATTGCAAAGACATATAACTTGGCA GTTGTCTTGTTGAACCAAGTCACTACTAAATTTACTGAAGGGTCATTTCAATTGACTCTTGCTCTAG GTTTCATGCACCAACCaagtgaacccaaaagcttaagcgaTTGGGAAGAGGTGGGCAATCCACTAATACTTCACAACACTCCCACTCACGTGCAGCCAGAACAAGATGCAAACGCGGAAATAAAGAAGGGAGCGGAGGACTTAAAAGATGCCTCTACCAGGACTCGAACTCGAGACCTCTAG
- the LOC136457447 gene encoding uncharacterized protein, translating into MGRRPRLDLYGPLLVGPRRRVIHGPQGPPCRSATASTRNGGSGSTKFWNCPNAHRPVLLLRARKHTGTGAQSAMGLASADPSTSGHGTLVRRRRHFFRHRSPTPSSIDETSQELSPSHTGASFLEQPSFVPVPYDYDDGDVMGSYVAIAPLPIFRGDPGECPDAHLARFDRVRRANGAATLAAAARIFPASLDADAALWYDLRVSGSDDDSPTPPWHAVRAAFLEFFRPPGAADRARAELAALRQGPGEAVNRFHLRLQGVLRRCSGVGVDVPDALSKAAFVDGLLAEFRDCVAPQHPEALDDAVALALIWERAEGVREAWRVAKAACAPAPATPAVVRFSFCGADGHEEALCEAWMSGGGGGGCGGGGGRGGSVVVAEEEGGGSGALARLGSAVSTLSCQCRRHQCGKKAVAPSEVAGDDDAGGAAADKSSNQLAGLGDLLAL; encoded by the coding sequence ATGGGCAGACGTCCGAGACTGGATCTCTATGGGCCTCTGTTAGTTGGGCCGAGACGCAGGGTGATCCACGGCCCACAGGGACCACCCTGTAGGTCCGCCACTGCGTCCACGCGAAACGGCGGAAGCGGaagtacaaaattttggaacTGCCCCAACGCCCATCGCCCTGTCCTTCTCCTTCGCGCGCGCAAGCACACAGGCACCGGCGCACAGTCAGCCATGGGCCTGGCATCCGCCGATCCCTCCACCTCCGGCCACGGCACGCTTGTGCGCCGCCGGCGACACTTCTTCCGCCACCGTTCACCAACCCCTTCCTCCATCGACGAAACTTCCCAAGAACTCAGCCCCTCTCACACCGGCGCTTCATTCTTGGAGCAACCGTCCTTCGTCCCCGTCCCCTACGACTACGACGACGGGGACGTCATGGGCTCCTACGTCGCGATCGCGCCTCTCCCCATATTCCGCGGCGACCCCGGCGAGTGCCCCGACGCCCACCTCGCCCGCTTCGACCGCGTCCGCCGCGCCAACGGCGCCGCGACCCTGGCAGCCGCCGCCCGCATCTTCCCGGCGTCgctcgacgccgacgccgcgcTGTGGTACGACCTCAGAGTCTCCGGCTCCGACGACGACTCGCCGACCCCGCCGTGGCACGCCGTCCGCGCCGCCTTCCTCGAATTCTTCCGCCCGCCGGGCGCCGCGGACCGCGCGCGCGCCGAGCTCGCCGCCCTGAGGCAGGGACCCGGCGAGGCCGTCAACCGGTTCCACCTCCGCCTGCAGGGAGTCCTCCGGCGGTGCTCGGGCGTTGGCGTCGACGTCCCCGACGCGCTGTCGAAGGCCGCCTTCGTCGACGGCCTCCTCGCCGAGTTCAGGGACTGCGTGGCGCCGCAGCATCCGGAGGCGCTGGACGACGCGGTGGCGCTGGCCCTGATCTGGGAGCGCGCCGAGGGCGTGCGCGAAGCGTGGCGCGTGGCGAAGGCGGCCTGCGCCCCTGCCCCCGCCACACCCGCCGTGGTAAGGTTCTCGTTCTGCGGCGCGGACGGTCACGAGGAGGCATTGTGCGAGGCGTGgatgagcggcggcggcggcggcggctgcggcggcggcggtgggagggGAGGCTCCGtcgtggtggcggaggaggagggaggcgggAGCGGGGCGCTGGCGCGGCTCGGGAGCGCGGTGAGCACCCTCTCGTGCCAGTGCAGGAGGCACCAGTGCGGGAAGAAGGCAGTGGCGCCGAGTGAGGTCGCCGGAGATGACGACGCGGGCGGTGCGGCTGCGGACAAATCATCCAACCAACTGGCTGGCCTTGGAGATCTCCTGGCCTTGTGA